From the genome of Bactrocera oleae isolate idBacOlea1 chromosome 2, idBacOlea1, whole genome shotgun sequence, one region includes:
- the msb1l gene encoding uncharacterized protein msb1l: MGSKQTKIEGTYLPETPIVPTSTSCVPIVMENTFEFEEISDEQDPRSPNMCRTPINIFSTKNQTNACIQRMEVNRDSESAVAQLRKRIFKGFSNNLTDPRSPGYQFNRTPISFDDSQDKILNLDDTFADLFAGTQALPITSEHLKSKYDVELPSTKKAEYINSVVSVEEFNYAIDKMSNSIDFAPKNNTYEDDETKIETIEEVAECSVSCKENSSTKIEDVLIPKPVLLQRSPKIIQDEIDPRSPTFGVDRTPIMFNDDDDETTESVLLESILATLSLDMSDNSICSTNNQKTAVEANKADRQGQLFRKITHKRMRRTRANEKIPLTTRRITKELQMSPQRLVSENSENGPKNMKSLKLKQKESRENGIKRTPLSCIKNSNEFHSRLTEKNNMVKSRLEYTNDESISNKIHIDSLAN; this comes from the exons atggGCTCTAAACAAACGAAAATTGAGGGCACTTATTTGCCAGAGACACCTATAGTTCCAACTAGTACATCGTGTGTACCGATTGTCATGGAAAATACGTTTGAATTTGAGGAAATTAGCGATGAACAAGACCCTCGTTCGCCAAATATGTGCAGAACTCCTATTAAT ATCTTTTCGACGAAAAATCAAACCAACGCCTGTATACAACGAATGGAAGTAAATCGCGATTCCGAAAGTGCAGTAGCCCAACTACGTAAAAGAATTTTCAAAGGattttccaacaacttaaccGATCCACGTTCACCAGGTTATCAATTCAATCGCACACCGATCTCTTTTGACGACTCGcaagataaaatattaaatctagATGATACATTTGCTGATTTATTTGCCGGCACTCAAGCACTACCTATCACATCAGAGCATCTAAAATCAAAATATGACGTAGAATTGCCTTCCACCAAAAAAGCAGAATATATAAATTCAGTTGTTTCCGTAGAAGAATTCAATTATGCAATTGATAAAATGAGTAATAGCATAGATTttgcacctaaaaataatacttaTGAAGATGatgaaacaaaaatagaaaCTATTGAAGAAGTTGCTGAGTGTTCTGTTTCCTGTAAAGAAAATTCATCAACTAAAATAGAAGATGTTTTAATACCTAAGCCAGTTTTACTACAACGCTCACCAAAAATCATACAAGATGAGATTGATCCACGTTCGCCCACATTTGGTGTTGACCGAACACCTATAATGTTTAACGATGATGACGATGAAACTACCGAAAGCGTTCTGTTGGAAAGCATATTAGCAACACTCTCGCTTGATATGAGTGATAACAGTATTTGCTCAACAAATAATCAAAAGACTGCGGTGGAAGCAAACAAAGCCGATCGGCAAGGTCAACTCTTTAGAAAAATTACTCATAAACGTATGCGTCGCACACGCGCTAATGAAAAAATTCCATTAACCACACGCCGTATTACAAAAGAATTGCAAATGTCGCCACAGCGTTTAGTTTCTGAAAATTCGGAAAATGGTCCTAAGAATATGAAATcgcttaaattaaaacaaaaggaGTCACGTGAAAATGGCATAAAGAGAACACCGCTTAGCTGTATCAAAAATAGTAATGAATTTCATTCAAGACTAACGGAAAAAAATAACATGGTTAAATCTCGTTTGGAATATACCAATGATGAGAGTATATCTAACAAAATTCACATCGACTCATTGGCCAATTAG
- the Arl8 gene encoding ADP-ribosylation factor-like protein 8: MLALINRILDWFKSIFWKEEMELTLVGLQFSGKTTFVNVIASGQFAEDMIPTVGFNMRKITKGNVTIKVWDIGGQPRFRSMWERYCRGVNAIVYMVDAADLDKMEASRNELHSLLDKPQLVGIPVLVLGNKRDLPGALDETGLIERMNLASIQDREICCYSISCKEKDNIDITLQWLIAHSKSQTR; this comes from the exons ATGCTAGCATTAATAAACAGAATACTGGATTGGTTTAAGAGCATTTTCTGGAAAGAAGAAATGGAATTGACGCTGGTTGGATTACAATTTTCAGGCAAAACAACGTTCGTGAATGTTATTGCA tCTGGACAATTTGCCGAGGATATGATACCGACTGTTGGTTTCAATATGCGTAAAATCACCAAAGGCAATGTTACTATTAAAGTTTGGGATATCGGCGGGCAACCGAGATTCAGATCGATGTGGGAGCGATACTGTCGCGGCGTAAATGCTATTGT ATATATGGTGGATGCAGCTGACTTGGATAAAATGGAGGCATCTAGAAATGAATTGCATTCATTGCTAGACAAACCGCAATTAGTGGGTATACCTGTGTTGGTGCTAGGCAATAAACGCGATCTTCCAGGCGCACTTGATGAAACCGGCCTAATTGAGCGAAT gaacTTAGCAAGTATACAAGACAGAGAAATTTGCTGTTACAGCATTTCATGTAAGGAAAAGGACAACATCGACATAACGCTGCAATGGTTGATCGCACACTCAAAAAGCCAAACCCGTTAG
- the LOC118679709 gene encoding pre-mRNA-splicing factor ISY1 homolog gives MARNAEKAMTTLARWRAAKEAESGEKDRRPYLASECTSLPKCEKYRLEIIREISKKVAQIQNAGLGEFRIRDLNDEINKLLREKRHWENQISALGGPHYRRYGPKMFDAEGREVPGNRGYKYFGAAKDLPGVRELFEQEPPAPQRKTRAELMKDIDAEYYGYRDDDDGTLIPMEERIERLAIQNALQEWKEKMTRDGHVDEEEEEEIYGSLKTFSDDNDDDAETRKIVSNTEVGNDPLEMLAPRFTAHVPVPTQKDIEEALLKKRKQELLEKYVGSE, from the exons Atg GCACGTAATGCTGAGAAAGCAat GACGACATTAGCGCGTTGGCGCGCAGCTAAGGAGGCCGAATCTGGAGAAAAAGATAGACGACCATATCTAGCTTCAGAGTGCACGAGTTTaccaaaatgtgaaaaatatcgCCTAGAGATCATACGCGAAATATCTAAAAAGGTAGCGCAAATACAAAATG CCGGTTTGGGTGAATTTCGAATACGAGATTTGAATGATGAAATAAATAAGTTACTGCGTGAAAAGCGGCATTGGGAAAACCAAATTTCTGCTTTAGGTGGACCTCATTACCGGCGATATGGCCCAAAGATGTTTGACGCAGAAGGACGTGAAGTTCCAGGAAATCGCGGCTATAAATATTTTGGTGCTGCAAAAGATCTACCCGGAGTACGTGAACTATTTGAACAAGAACCACCAGCACCACAACGAAAAACACGTGCTGAGCTGATGAAAGATATAGATGCAGAATATTATGGTTATAGAGATGATGACGACGGGACGTTAATTCCGATGGAGGAGCGCATTGAACGTTTAGCCATACAAAATGCTCTACAAGAATGGAAAGAAAAAATGACCCGTGATGGTCATGTtgacgaagaagaagaagaggaaaTATATGGTTCATTAAAAACATTCTCTGATGATAACGATGATGACGCTGAAACACGTAAAATAGTATCAAATACAGAAGTTGGAAATGATCCTTTGGAAATGTTAGCCCCGCGCTTCACCGCACATGTACCCGTACCAACGCAAAAAGATATTGAGGAAGCACTTTTGAAGAAACGCAAACAAGAAttgcttgaaaaatatgtagGCAGTGAATAA
- the RPA1 gene encoding replication protein A 70 kDa DNA-binding subunit has translation MTGIAPLSTGVIERIMRGEEVDKPVLQILGTKKITGGETDRLRLLISDGKFINSYSMLATQLNHLHAEGKLSEYTIVRVDKYITSVVNGKDAGKRVLIILELSVLNPGTEVGKKIGTPVSYTEEAAAQSNKASANNSSAVTKPSAKSVAKKADTKPTLYNNNNNNTLNQSLTAGLTHPISSLSPYQNKWVIKARVTAKGPMRTWSNAKGEGKLFSMDLMDESGEIRATAFREQAEKFYDIIEVDRVYYISKCQLKPANKQFTTLKNDYEMTLTGETQIQACEEDDNDIPEIKYDLVPISELVNLEARTSIDTIGICKEVGELQTFTSRTTNKEFKKRELTLVDSSNAAVNLTLWGEDAVNFDGYVQPVILVKGVRVTEFNGGKSISMGNGSVMKINPDISEGHKLRGWFDNGGGEHISNMISTRTGGAGGGFSTEWLTFHEARSRNLGAGDKPDYFQCKAVVHIVKCQNAFYKACPQADCNKKVIDENNGHYRCERCNAVFPNFKYRLLINMSIGDWTSNRWVTCFSEVGEQLLKRSAQEIGDLLENNPPEGEEVLSSINFNSYIFKLRSKMEQFGDMQRNKLTVQSVAPLDYKEYNKYLINNLKELTGINKN, from the exons atgACGGGCATAGCTCCTTTATCTACTGGCGTTATAGAG cGCATTATGCGAGGCGAGGAAGTAGATAAGCCTGTTTTGCAAATTCTGGGTACAAAGAAAATTACTGGCGGTGAAACCGATCGTTTGCGTCTACTAATTTCAGATGGAAAATTTATCAACAGTTATTCCATGTTAGCAACTCAACTCAATCATTTACATGCAGAAGGTAAACTCTCGGAATATACTATAGTTCGAGTAGACAAATACATAACATCAGTTGTCAACGGCAAGGATGCTGGAAA GCGTGTGCTCATAATACTCGAATTAAGTGTGTTAAATCCGGGGACTGAAGTTGGTAAAAAGATAGGTACACCAGTCTCATATACCGAAGAAGCCGCAGCACAAAGTAATAAAGCGAGTGCAAACAACAGTAGTGCTGTTACGAAACCTTCGGCAAAGAGCGTTGCAAAGAAAGCGGATACTAAGCCTActctttacaacaacaataataataacacattGAACCAATCATTGACCGCGGGATTAACTCATCCCATCTCCAGCTTAAGTCCATACCAAAATAAATGGGTTATTAAAGCGCGTGTCACGGCAAAAGGTCCAATGCGCACTTGGAGTAATGCAAAGGGTGAAGGTAAACTTTTTAGTATGGATCTAATGGATGAATCTGGAGAGATACGCGCAACAGCGTTTCGTGAACAAGCTGAGAAATTTTATGATATAATTGAAGTCGACCGTGTTTACTATATATCGAAATGCCAGCTGAAGCCTGCGAATAAACAGTTTACCACGTTGAAAAATGATTATGAAATGACACTAACTGGCGAAACACAAATCCAAGCATGCGAGGAAGATGACAATGATATACCAGAAATTAAATACGATTTGGTCCCCATATCTGAGTTAGTGAACCTAGAGGCTCGTACAAGTATTG ATACAATTGGTATTTGCAAAGAAGTTGGGGAATTACAAACATTTACCTCTCGCACTACGAATAAGGAATTCAAAAAGCGTGAATTGACACTGGTTGACTCCAGCAATGCTGCT GTGAATTTAACATTGTGGGGCGAGGATGCTGTTAACTTCGATGGCTACGTGCAGCCAGTGATTTTAGTCAAAGGTGTACGCGTGACTGAATTTAACGGCGGTAAAAGTATAAGCATGGGCAATGGATCGGTTATGAAAATAAACCCGGACATATCGGAAGGTCATAAGCTGCGTGGCTGGTTCGATAACGGTGGCGGGGAACACATTTCAAATATGATTTCCACCAG AACCGGTGGTGCTGGCGGGGGTTTTAGCACCGAGTGGTTAACGTTTCATGAGGCACGCAGTCGAAATTTAGGCGCTGGCGACAAGCCAGATTATTTTCAATGCAAAGCTGTTGTACATATAGTTAAATGTCAGAATGCATTCTACAAGGCTTGCCCGCAAGCGGATTGCAACAAAAAGGTTATCGACGAAAATAACGGTCATTATCGTTGTGAGCGTTGTAATGCCGTCTTTCCCAACTTCAAATACAGACTATTAATTAAT ATGAGCATTGGCGATTGGACATCAAATCGTTGGGTCACTTGCTTCAGCGAAGTGGGTGAACAACTGTTGAAGCGTTCGGCACAGGAAATCGGCGATCTACTCGAAAATAATCCACCAGAAGGTGAAGAGGTTCTCTCCTCTATCAACTTCAATTCGTACATATTTAAATTGCGCAGCAAAATGGAACAGTTTGGT GATATGCAACGTAATAAGCTGACAGTACAATCTGTCGCACCGTTGGATTACAaggagtataataaatatttaataaacaatcTTAAAGAGTTAACTggcattaacaaaaattaa